GGTTCCTCGAAGCCAAGATCGATCATACGATCGGCTTCATCCATAATCACGTAGCAGCACTGGCTAAGAACCAACATGCGACGCTCAATGCAGTCCACCAGACGACCCGGcgtggcgatgatgatctcGGCACCATTTCGTAGACTGAATGCCTGTTCCTCAAGCGAATGACCACCAACAATACTGACAACGTTGAATCCCAGCGGTTGCGTGAATTTCTTGGCTTCAATCTCAATCTGCTGGGCCAATTCACGGGTGGGTGCAAGAACTATCGCATATGGACCGTCGTTTTTCCGCCACTCGAACTCGTCTATCCGGGGCAACTCCGCAATATAAACGAGAAGAGGGAGCAAGAAGGCTGCAGTCTTACCGGAACCAGTCACGGCAACACCGATGAGATCGCGCGACTGCAAAGCGATAGGAATAGCAGCTCTTTGAATAGGCGTCGGCTCCTTGTATCCAACACGGTCAACAAGCTCCATAAGTCGATTCGGCAGGTTGGACTCATCCCATGACCGCATGGGGTTCGGTACTGTTCCACCCTTGGTAGCAATGTTGAAATCTTCCTTGAAGATACGCCAGTCTCTCTCGCGCATATGATCCAGTTTCTTCTCGCTCCAGTGCTTGTCCAGTTGGTTCCGCGTGCTGTCTTCCCGTCGTCTCCGCTCCATCTCCAGAATCTCTCTTGCTCGAATACTGCCCGCTTCGTGATCACGGTCCTCCAACGCCCGAGCATACTTCTGCGCAACCGAATCCGCCACGTCGTCTCCAAAACCAGCCAGACGCCCGCGTCCGAAGAAATTGGCCTCATGTCGGTGCTGATACAGCGGGTTATAATCACCACTGGTATCCTCCTCTGCATTCCACTCGAAATTGAATTTCCTGTCTGTCGTCCGCTTTCGTTTTTTCTTTGCTGAGAAATTCGACGTCTGGTCTGCACCCATATACCTCTGCTTAATGAGAGCCGCTTGCGCGacggcctcatcctcatcatccagctGCTTACCCGTCTTCCGTTCTGTCTTCGAAGCACCCGATTGGGCAGACTCGTTCTTCGAACGCATCGTCGCTGGGCCAGTCGGGGCCCGGTCGTCGCCGTTCCTCATCGCGCGTGGACCAGTAGGGATCGACCTAGCATCTCCATTCGGTGTCTCGGAGCCCGTAGACGGCATATCCAAGTCCATTCCATTATCCAGCCCGTTAGGTGTTCCATTTGACTTGTTGTTCACCCGTCGCTGTGCGTCGACGTCTTTTGCGCGCTTCTCTAAAGCGAGTCGTTCGCGTTCCGCCTTAGACACGAATTTCGGCTATAGCAACACACGTGTAGTTAGCGACCAAGCCCCTCTTCAGATAATACTTTAGCCACGTAAATGATGGTGTACatagagaggaagaaagaaacgTACCTTAGCTGCGGCGGCATCagcctctctcttcttccggaCTAGCTCTTCAACACTCAATGGCGTCGACGCCGGACGCTTTGCGCCCCATCccactttcttcttctttacTTGCGGttcaggaggaggaggggggaggTCTTCgggcggaggtggaggcgCAGATACATccggtggtggcggaggagcaCCGGATtctggagggggaggaggagcgccgGCATCttcaggaggaggaggggggggAAAGGCAGATGATGATTCTGTTGAAGCGCCCATATCTTTACTGTGTGTGACGGAGAATGTAAACAGGGAAATCAAGGGCCTGTCAATGAAAGAACTCAAGGCCTCGATCGGGGCAAAAAGAAAGGCGGAAGGGCATCAATTTATACGGGTGGCAAAGAGACCAGAAGCGCAATCACGTGATCATTAGATTTCTACATTCAAAACTCACTCGACTGACGAGGTAGATCGTGAGGAGCCTGCTACTTAGTTATAAGAATACAATGGAGACAGTGTCCAAACCGACGATGTCCACCCAATCCAATCACACGTTGTCTCGTTTTCGGAGCAGCATAAGACAGACCTGAACCGCCCTGCTCGAGCATTGAAATCGCTGGAAGGTGGTGAATAGTTCAAAAAAAGACGTAACGTAAGGTAAAAGAAAACAGTGGTGTTCTACACAGGGTCAAAGACAAACCAGAGACCTTAGATGGGAACAGATCCGTTCATGCTATTGTGTCGGTGATAGATCGGGTATAGCTGCTATGTCTTGCGGGATTTGTGGTGTCGTATCAAGCCTGGGGGTTCGGGAAACCGCCGTTAACGGGACTCTGTTGCTGGTAGTAGTTGTACGGATTGGCTTGGGGTGCAGCAGCGACTGGTGCAACGGGAGCGACGGGGACGACGGGAGCGGCGGGGGTCACGGGAGTAGCATCCTGGTGTACGGCTTGAGGAGTTGGCTCTGTGCCTCCAGTTTTCGCCTTACAGACAGACGCGGGACCATGAACTTCCCTGTCAAGTGTCATGTATTCCTTTGCAGCATCTTGGGTACCGCGTTCAAGCAGGTACACCATATAGATCTGAACGAGCTCCTTGGCAACGTCTGTCGAGAGTGCGCTCTTCGACCggatatcctcaaccacTTGCTTTATCCGCTCATATTGAGCTTCCTCTGTTGCGGCGCTTGTAGGTTGGTCCAGCTCGAATGTGAGGTAGCTCTTCCAGAACGGTTGGCTGCCCCAGTAGAATTGCTGGTTGGACTGGAAAACTTGGCGAGCCTCCTCGGCCGAGCCCTTGATCTTCCACAGTAACCGAGCCCATTCAGCCACAAGGGCGGCCTTGGTGCTCAGGTCCGTTTGTGGAGAATCCAATTGAGTTTTGTACACTTCGATGCCGGAATCAAGACCCCCATGACGACGGCATACATTGGCTAGCGAGACAATTGTTTCGACGTGGtcggggatgttgatgagaataGCTTCATGGATTTCCTTGGCCACACTCACTCGCCCAGACATCTCTTCAAAGTAGGCATACTGTAGGCGGGTTGCTGGGTTGGCGATTGGAACATATAGATAGCTTGCGCGCTGGTAGATGTTGCgcacttcctcttccttcccagGCTGAGCAGACATCCATCTAGCATAACGCTGCCAGAACTCATCGTAATGCGCGCACGTCACGAGGCATCGTTCATACAAGAACTGTGTTCGTGAGTAGGAGCCTTCAGTCTCTTCAAAGTCGAGATACTTTCTCCAGTTGACCAGTTGGCCTTCGTCCAGTTCTGTGACATGGAAGTACGGGCGCTTTATTTCTGATTCGTATGTCCAGCGTTTCGTAGTCTCGGTCTGTGTCGTGGAGAAAATTTCGAGATGATGACTGTCGACACGAAGACGCAAGTCGCGCTCGATTTCAGCATCAGCCTTTGCACCAGGAGGAACCTGTCCTGCGGCGGCGTCCAGTTCAGCACGGAACTGTGACAAGAGATCGTGAGATGCCAGCTCCGCCAAAGGACGCATCTGCGCGAGCTGTCTGTAGCGCTCAAAGTAGCGAGCATACTGGTGCATCGGAATCTCAATGACGCGGCCTAGGATCCCGAAAATCTTGTCAAAGGCCTCGACTCGTTCCTCGTACTCGATATATTTATCCCAGAACGGGTGTGACAGGAAATCTAACCCGACACAGTTCGCTCCGCGCTCAAAGAGCCTGTAAAGCATGACTGTTAGCGTTGTTCCAAACGGGCCGAGCCGGCAAACGAAAGAGAGGGagtgggagggaggagagagcgaAATGACAAGGATGGCAAACATGAGCATTTAAAAACTTTCAGTGCGTGCGAGCCCAAACAATTCAACGACTAGGAGGATCAGTTTGTGGAGAGGCTGCTTTCCCTGCTCTGCATCGAGCTCAGAATAAGTACCATCTAACAGGATTCGTGGGCCATGGTGTCGGTGCAAGGAAAATGGTGCTGATGTTCAAATTgcagttctttttttctaCGGGGAAGGGAAACAGCCTGAAAACACCACGGGTGAGAAGTAAACTCCAGCCGAGTTTGGGAAAGGCGACGTCTCACCCATCTTGAGGGAGCTGCTGTCAACGGGCTTTGCGTCATGCGCATCTTGCCCCGTCATGATCACGTCGGTGCTGTATCGGTAGTGGTTAcagggaaggaaaggaaaccaGCGCTAGTCTACTTACTCTCTGATGATGTCTGTGTCGTGAGATGTCTCCGCTTTGAAGGTGCAGTAGTTGGTCCATAGATCAACGGAGGAAGAAATGCTCGCAATGCCTCGCTCGTACACCTAAAATAAACTGTGAGTAAAATGCATAGTCGGAGGGGGGTCACTCCTGTAGTAAGACACATACCATATCCGCCGCCTCAGTTCCAGTGATGGAGAATTCCAGGTCGGCATATTTCTTCCAGTATCCAAACAATAACGGGAATTTGGCGAGGAACCGGTCGTAGGCGTTGCGCACCGTGGTGATCGCTTGCGGGTTGGAGTTTCGGTTTACACCTCCCTCCAGAGCCTCTGCACCACGAACAAGTCGTTCCCAGCTCTCGAAATTATCCGGATCATCGAGCTAGAGGTGAACCTTGATTAGCTTCCAAACTGGCACAAGCACATTAAGAGGTTATCGCATCATACCAGCTCAGTTTCTAGCTTCTTAAGCTCTGCGTTCTCCTCCTCGGAGCCTCCAAAGTTGTAATCCGCCATGTTGGCCGTCAAGACTGCAGAGTACAAGCACCGTTTGCGAAACAGCCGCCTGAGACAACGAGATACCGCAAGGCTGataaaaagaaggaagaagtgATTGAATCGAAGATACCCGTAGACAGTTAGACGGGGAAGTGGATTTCCAATGAGTGCAAGCAGGATGTCTTAGACAGAGTCGTGAACAGAAACAATGAAGCTCCGAGATCAAATCGAATCCCCAGCCACGAGAACCGAACTGGAATCGCGCGCCgccctttttttcttccgcCCCCCAATTCGGTTTAGCGCCGATTCTGCAATTTCTCAACTCCAAAAGATAATCGTCCATCCACCCCATACAGTGCCAACGATATTATTCTCCCGCCGTACAGCCTGAACAATTGCCACGCCACGGAGTACTGGCCCTTCAGTCACTTACAATGGCCACCCCTCAGGCAGCAGGCACGACTAGCATGCTCACCCAACTTCCCATCCGCCTCCGCAACTTCTTCGCCCGCTACCCTCCCCAACACTACTCCGCGGCCGTCACACCACCAGCAGAGCTCCCACCATCGCCCACGCCTACAGAAACAGAACCCCTTCCTTCCCCATACACACCAAACAGAGACGCAAAGGGCTACAAGCACGAGGACCCAAAACTCTCGATATCGCGAGCCCTCCTCCAATCTAACTCGAAACACCCGAATCCGTTTCTCCCGCGCAAGAACTACCGCACGGGGAAATGGCAGGGTCCTCGCTTTGGACTGCGCCAGCAGGCGGAGCTAGTGAAGCTCGCTATCAGATATAATGTTGAGGGGTTGCTGCCGCCGGGCACGAAAAGTACCGAGTATAAGGAGACGAGACGCGCGGAGCGCGGATTGCAGGTCAAGGGTACTGGTGTTGGACAGAAGGTTAAGGGTCACAAGTGGGAGAGGACTATGGAGGGTAGACTTGAGGATAGGAGGAAGGCCATGACTGAGATGCCGGAGTTGATCAGGTTGTGGAAGCAGGTTCGTCTCATTTTCATTTCCCatttcaccaccaccatcatcatccctACACCATTCTTTCAAGAGTTGATTACTGATTGCTTTACTCGTATAGAGAGGTCACGGTCgtgggtggaagaagtggcCCAAGAGGTGAATTGCTCGCGTTTGCATTGGATGAGTTGTATAATGTACTATCTACGGTTTATTTTCGGGTCCTCGGTTGTACAGCTCGCTGAAGGAGACTTTGGATTGCACAAGGACACAGGTTTTACAATATTCGTTTCCGTTTTCGCTCGCATGTACTGTACCAATAGATATTTACTTGACTTCCATATACGAACTTGTGTGCAAGACACACTGCTTTACTTGATACAGGAGCGTGATCCCTACTTAAATATCTTCGCGACAAGGGTacattcaatattcaatattgaGTAAAACACCCCCAAAAAGTAAATTCTGCTATGGTACATACATGACGCTATGAACCGGGATACGGTCATCCCAaagaatatcaatatcaacatcaacatcatgaaTCATTATCATAAGACGGCGTAACAACATCCCCAACCATGACGGTCCCTAAACactcaccctcaccagcaGGCGAAATATGTCTCCCAAATAGTATCCTCCTATCAAGCTTTCGCGTTTTTGCCAAAGTAGCGTAAGGCTCTTCACCGCGCTGGCCAGAATACTGGTCAACGCAGACCATCTGGCATCGCTCACAAGAGCCTAGAACATTAAAGCGTAGCTTCTCGGGCCCAACATCCAGCGATTCCCAGGTATCTTCGATGTATGGTCTTTCGGCTGTTGGGAGGTTCTCTGCCACGACGACGTTGGCACGGAAGACGTCCGCGGCGACGGCCTTCTTGCTACTGGGAGAGTTGCTCGGAGTGTTGGACTTGATGGATTCGTTGAGGCGGTTCACGGATGAACgggagacgaggagaagggggCTTTcgttggcgaggaggatggggcCAAGGTTTTGGCGTGTGGGTGTtggtgaggaagaaggtcCCTGAGGGAATGAGCCTGGCATGATTGGGTTTTGGAGGCCGTGGTTCTGAGTTCTGATTTTTGTAGTACAGGATCTGGTCGAGGATCGTGGAGGGAATCTTGCTAATGTACAGGGTACTTCGAGGAAACTTGTGAAGAAATTAGATACCGTTGTTGAGGTATATGCTTGGAGAATCACTTTGTCGCCGCAGACGGTGGACGGTTTGGAAGAGTTCTGACATAGTGAGGTAGTAATGGAGTTGGTGCTCATGCGATTGAGTGGGATCTCGAGAGCTTTCCCTTCAGGGGAATGTGTATCCCCACAAGCGATGCGTAAAATCTCACGTTCAAGGTCGACTGTTGGCCGAATGAGCGCCATGCGAGGGTACCTCTTCTGACTGAGTGTTGCACCTGTACCCTGGTGAATAAGACACCATTCCCTGTCCCAGGCTAATCCTTCTCGACGCACTTCCCACCGCTGTCCATCCGGTATTCGGAAGGCACCACAACTTTTTATCGGATAGACGGAAAGACTCTCGACGTAGAAGCTGGGTTGCTGTAAGGATACATCTCCCATGAGTGGTACCAATAAGCTTTCCGGGGGGTTATCGACATAAAACTCCGCTAGGAAAGCCATAAATTTGTCGATATCTCCTTTGCTGCTCATAGCACCCAAACTAACTCGCAATATCCCGGTTGGCCACTCATCCATAATGTCGTTGGCATCTCCGCACCGCATCCCAGCGGAGAAATGGCGACGCATATCAGTCCCTGTCCAACCTAGGTTCGCAGCTGTACCTCCCGGGTTGCAAAGCGTTCCAGACCTAATCTGGATATTCTTGATGCTTGCTAGTCTTTCCACCTCGGATTTACCAACCCACATACCACGACTGTTTCTTATATTGAAGGAAGCAATTGGACCCTGAGAGTGGGTTTGCTCAGTCGAATTGGGTGCCGTATAGAGATGGCAGACTTTTGCCCCATTATAATGCCTGAGAGCAGCCATTCGGTGGCGCAGCTGCTTTGCAAGGAATTGCGTATGGGAAGCGACATTGTGCATAGAACCATATAGACGACGGTGAGTCTCAAATGCCGAATCCAGAGCGATTATGCTGTGGAACGGAAGCGTCCCATCCTCCAACCGTTCATGAATCGAagtctgcttcttcgcgtGCCACGGATTCACATCGGTCAGAACCATGTCGACCGTGCCGCCGCCAAAATACTTCCGGTTCTCAAACACACCACCCGCATCCTTCCGGACAATTAATGCACCAAGGTCCGGAAAACCGAAGATCTTATAGAAACTAAGGACCGTGAAATCTGGAGCAGACGTAGCATCGCTGAAATCGAGCGGAGACGTCGAGACGAAAGAAGCCGCATCAAGAAGGGTATAGACACGATTATCTGTATCTGCATACCGACGGCGTATCTGCTTGCACCATCGCATCGGAAATCGACGTCCATTCATATTTGACTGTGCAGGATACGCGAATAGGCCAGGAAACTCTCGACCCGCTGAGCCCAGCTCGGAAATCCACGCTTCCACATCCTCATCGTGCACAAAACACCTAGATCCTGCCTCCGCAAGCTCCCGGGCTCCAACCAGACTGGTATGGGCATCGACATGGTACCCATACCAAAAGCCGCGTGGGGAGTCCCGAAAAGCGTCCGCAACTAGTTTAATGCCAGCAGTGGCATTCGCCACGAAAATAAGATCAAACTCGTTCGGGTCCGCATTGAAGAAGCGAAGTGCGCGTAGACGAATGTCATCTACACGCTGTGCCGAGAGCTGCGACGAGGCGGACATGGAATGGGGATTCCCATATAGATTCCCGGTCAGGTCACGGCTGAACGAGTCAATCAGAGACTTTGCGTAGAGCGTAGTGCCCGCATGGTCGAGGTAGGTTGTGTCTGTAGAGTCCAAACTGATTAGCACGCCGATGTCATCTTAGATGACGCTGGGGCGAGTGTTGTACTGACCTTTTAGTAAGGGATATTCACCCTCCCGGATGACGTCGATGTCGTCGGAGTATCCTGAGCAGTATGCCATCGGCGGAGCGACACTGCCCTTTGAAGTGCCCATATTTGTAGATGTTTTGAGAGATCGGCACGATGTTGGAGCATTATCGAGGGTGGTTGTGCATCATTAAGAAGGCAACTGGGGTGGCGAAGGGATCTGGGAAATAGGTATGAGAGGTACAACTGTCGCTTGACCAATAGTGGGGAAGCCCAAAGTCGGGGAAATACTGAACTTCAACCACGGTTCCCAGAAACGTTTCAGTGCTCTGCTGATGAATACCACGGACAATGAATGTCGGTTTGCTGTTGGTCTGAGTGTCGGAGGttgccgacgaagatggaagaCGTACCCAAGGACGGCACCGACCGAGAGCTCCCTACTTATCGCTGCGGAGTAACAATATTCTTGCAAACTGCCATTTCATAGTTGTCTACCTAGTATTGCTCAGGCTTGCAAGTTACCCTAAACAAGGAAGTTCAGGGCTCCCCACTCTTGTCACCGTCAGGAAGCGGAGGGTGGAAATAACAGCTATCTCAGTTTGTCTTCAAGTCTACAGGCGTTATTTCTATTGCCACAACCGGGTCCTTTTTGAAAAGTGGTGAATTTCTATAGTATTGGGTGCCCATGGACCATGGACAATTATTTATACCTCCTTCGCTGAATTAATACACTTTGCTCGGTTTAGAGCTTGCCACCTTCCTTGGAGTACCCCTTCGACTTCAACCAGTCTGCAACATCTGCACGGTCCCGATGAACCCAGCTGACCTTGGCGCGGATTGCGTCGAGGCTTTGCTCAATAGCACGGTCAAAGCCCTAAAAAAAGTGTTAGTCATGCGCAGCCTGAACGGAGAATACAGGAAACTTACCTTGGTATCCTTGTTGGCGAAGAAGttctcaacatccttcaGCTGCGCCTCCGTACAGAATGAGGCAGTGCATATTTGTAGAACAGTTCCGAGCATGCCCAATCCAGGGGGCAGGCGTTGGTAGAGGGTGTCCCAGTTCTCCTTCACCCAATTCCATCGGGCGTCAATACCGGCGGCGTGGGTGCGGAGTCCGCCAAGGGGCATGTAAATGTCCTGGTTCTTGACCTCGTCACCCAGGGCCAAGCCGAGAGTGCGTTTGATGAGGGCTGGATCTTCGGCCGTACCAAGGCAGCGCAACGCCGTGGTCTTCTCATCAGAGGTGGGGGCATTGCGGAAGCGGTCATACACAACATTGTACTCCTTTTCACCGCCGTTTTTCAGGACGATAGAAAAGACGCTGCCGCGAATGTTAGGGTGGATGGCACTgacatcaccagcagcgaAGCGCTGGAACATGTCCTGGGCGGCCTTGACTACAGTCGGCTCCTGAGCATTGCCAGCGGCACTGAACAAGAGGGCCTTGAATTGTTGTAAAATATGGTCATCCTTGTCGGAAAACTCCCATCCTAgcttctgcgccttctcGCCGACCAAGGCACGCTGGAAGGCCTCCAATGCGTCCTTGGACTGGGAATCCTCGAAGATCCAAGCGGCACGCAGGGCACCAATACGAGTCAAGATCTCGTTCCAAACAACAAATTCAGGCTCGCTGTCAAATCCGGCGAGCAGCGATAGCAAACCGGACGTTTTCTGGTAACCAGAGGCAGCCAATGCGCCGGCGTCAGCAATCATACCTGCGCGATCCTCAACAGTAAGCAGACCCTCCTTTGCAGCGTTGCCCAGCTTGGTTAGATGCTCAGGGGAGTAAGATGTGCGGTAAATTGCGGTGTGATCGGCATTGAGCTTGTAGAAATCGAGATCGGGAACCTTGAACTCTCCCTCACGCGTTGACAGCACGGTGTCTTCGTCAACTCCCTTCTTTGTCCGCAATCCAAGCATCACAGGGAAAAGagtcttgtcttcctcaGGACGAACGTCACCCGTGCGGAGGAACCGGTTCTGCTTCACCTtgatggatgaagagcttggGTTTTCCGACACAGAGACGACTGGGAATCCAACATTCTTGGTCCAGATATCCATGACCTCCTCCACGGGCTTGCCACTAGCATCCGCAAGGGCCGACCACAGGTCGCCGGTTTGTGTGTTGCCGTAAGCGTGCTTCTTGATGTAGTCACGAACACCCTGCAGGAAGGTGTCTTCACCCAAGTACTTTGAGATCATGCGCAGGACAGATGATCCCTTGGAGTACGAGATGGCATCAAAGATCTGGttgatctcgtcggcgcGCTTCACGGGCACTTCGATGGGGTGACTGCTGCGGAGAGAATCAAGGGAGAGCGCACTCTGCAGGTTGTCGATGACATATGTTTGCCAAACCTTCCATTCGGGGTAGAAGCTGTTGCAAGAGTACCACGACATCCAAGTAGCAAAGCCTTCGTTGAGCCATAGACCGTCCCAGAAATCCATGGTAACCAAGTTTCCAAACCATTGGTGGGCAAGCTCGTGCTGAACAGTTTCAGCAATGCGCTCCTTA
Above is a window of Aspergillus puulaauensis MK2 DNA, chromosome 2, nearly complete sequence DNA encoding:
- the APE2 gene encoding M1 family metallopeptidase (COG:E,O;~EggNog:ENOG410PGKM;~InterPro:IPR014782,IPR042097,IPR024571,IPR034016, IPR001930;~MEROPS:MER0001010;~PFAM:PF17900,PF01433,PF11838;~go_function: GO:0008237 - metallopeptidase activity [Evidence IEA];~go_function: GO:0008270 - zinc ion binding [Evidence IEA];~go_process: GO:0006508 - proteolysis [Evidence IEA]), whose product is MRRLSSTRLPQLLNSARPPLSRPPRAAPLLSSRLLSVSASAPPSSFSPPRANRPSRRSPLSQSSKRYCSYRRMCGSRRAGVSGSTNVPDREVLPANVKPTHYDLTLEPNFETFKYDGTVVIDLQVVEDTTSISLNSTEIDIHTAAVSSQGSVVSASPEISLNNDKQEATIKFSDAIPAGSSAQLKLTFTGSLNDNMAGFYRSSYKTSDGETKYIASTQMEPTDCRRAFPCFDEPALKAKFTVNLIADKSMTCLSNMDVASEKDIEGGKKIVKFNESPVMSTYLVAFIVGHLKHIETKDFRVPIRVYATPDQDIEHGRFSLNLAAKTLAFYEKAFDNEFPLPKMDMVAVPDFSAGAMENWGLITYRIVDVLLDEKTSSASRKERIAETVQHELAHQWFGNLVTMDFWDGLWLNEGFATWMSWYSCNSFYPEWKVWQTYVIDNLQSALSLDSLRSSHPIEVPVKRADEINQIFDAISYSKGSSVLRMISKYLGEDTFLQGVRDYIKKHAYGNTQTGDLWSALADASGKPVEEVMDIWTKNVGFPVVSVSENPSSSSIKVKQNRFLRTGDVRPEEDKTLFPVMLGLRTKKGVDEDTVLSTREGEFKVPDLDFYKLNADHTAIYRTSYSPEHLTKLGNAAKEGLLTVEDRAGMIADAGALAASGYQKTSGLLSLLAGFDSEPEFVVWNEILTRIGALRAAWIFEDSQSKDALEAFQRALVGEKAQKLGWEFSDKDDHILQQFKALLFSAAGNAQEPTVVKAAQDMFQRFAAGDVSAIHPNIRGSVFSIVLKNGGEKEYNVVYDRFRNAPTSDEKTTALRCLGTAEDPALIKRTLGLALGDEVKNQDIYMPLGGLRTHAAGIDARWNWVKENWDTLYQRLPPGLGMLGTVLQICTASFCTEAQLKDVENFFANKDTKGFDRAIEQSLDAIRAKVSWVHRDRADVADWLKSKGYSKEGGKL